The genome window CTCCCGCATGACGATTTGTCTTCCAAGCTGCCAACAATATTTCCACATCGTACTCGACGTTGTCATCATCAAGGCCCACTGTGAAatcgagagaaagagagagagagacagtgaATTGAATTTCCAATTGGTTCCAGTGAACACTCAATCTACTTACGCACAACCATCTCCTTCACCTCCCACTCATATTCGTAGCGCTTgtgcagaaacaacaacaagttgtgCAGTTTACTTGTGTTGAGCTTCTGTGTAATGGGATAATTTTTCAAGTGCTCATCGTCGTTCCATATGCGCACACGTTGCCACATGTACTCGATGCGATCCCGGGTTAGACGCAGTGCTTCCAGTATATGCTTTAGTacgaaaatgtttttattcaGGCGCACCGATAGGTGATCTATACTCTCTTGTGTGCGACGCGTTGTCTTCCTGTCGCCGCAGTACAATTCATTCTGATGCATACAAATTAAGCCATAGGTTTTGGCGTAACTTGTCAACTGTTGGTTGCCATTTGTTATTAAGTGATGCCAACACTCTACATCTTCTTTAAGTTTAGCCGGCATTTGATTTAATTCCTTAAAAGCTGAACGATGGGAAGCCATTTCTTAAATTACCAATTTCGTGCAATAAAACTAGAAAGCGTAATTAGACAACACTGCAGGAAAAGCGCATATTGCCTTCAATCGATAGTATTGATCGTAGCTAGTGCGTGGGATCTCTCTTACGCGTGCTAGTGATGCAAATATCGTAAGTTTGGCAAATGTAGCTGCTATCGCTGCTAATCGATAGCTAGTATCGATCATCACTATCAAGGACCAATGGCACGTGTCAATTGCAAGCTGCCATTTACCAACACTGTTTTGCATTGCGTGTTTGTGTTCTGGtgcattttgattaaatattaactATAGCATCAACACAACTAGTTGAAGATCGCCTTAATTGCGCGCTTGTTACGTCTGACCCGCCAATTCACCCCGCACCCCGCTGCCGACGGGCAATTAGCTGCAAGCTAGTtccttcttctctttttttggggTCGCTGTCAGGCGACTGAAGCTGCAACATGAATT of Drosophila nasuta strain 15112-1781.00 chromosome 3, ASM2355853v1, whole genome shotgun sequence contains these proteins:
- the LOC132792787 gene encoding uncharacterized protein LOC132792787 — its product is MASHRSAFKELNQMPAKLKEDVECWHHLITNGNQQLTSYAKTYGLICMHQNELYCGDRKTTRRTQESIDHLSVRLNKNIFVLKHILEALRLTRDRIEYMWQRVRIWNDDEHLKNYPITQKLNTSKLHNLLLFLHKRYEYEWEVKEMVVLGLDDDNVEYDVEILLAAWKTNRHAGGFEFNAKLKEFYSSIGQRPPKFLK